The following coding sequences lie in one Alloacidobacterium dinghuense genomic window:
- a CDS encoding cupin domain-containing protein, protein MSAISAVQGVVSSMWAGLFLVEPSAKTGIHHHGEQETIVYVLEGEALVRWGDRGKQSVTVRAGDFLHVPSWLPHQELNPSDDHPFRWIVVRSTPDPIVVNLPDDFWTKDPETSGTFEST, encoded by the coding sequence ATGTCGGCAATCTCAGCTGTGCAAGGCGTCGTCTCCTCGATGTGGGCCGGACTGTTTTTGGTGGAACCCTCCGCAAAAACAGGCATTCACCATCATGGCGAGCAGGAGACGATCGTCTATGTACTGGAGGGCGAAGCCCTTGTTCGCTGGGGAGATCGTGGGAAACAGTCAGTTACGGTCAGAGCTGGCGACTTCCTGCACGTGCCAAGTTGGCTGCCCCATCAGGAACTGAACCCTTCAGACGATCATCCTTTCCGGTGGATAGTCGTTCGAAGTACGCCGGACCCAATCGTCGTCAATCTTCCTGATGACTTTTGGACCAAAGATCCGGAAACATCTGGAACTTTCGAGTCAACGTAA